From the genome of Anaerohalosphaeraceae bacterium, one region includes:
- a CDS encoding type II secretion system protein: METRRHNAFTLIELLAVLGILSLLVGVLLPALRQAREAGRSIVCKSLMKNYTFAFYGYFTETRYLLPISVQDPIMRPWFTLDEFRGRIGLPFLTEEYKIRRFPQNIQEYKPSYERKYICPSASFALKNPEEGLYAMDRSYGLNAHVYYFQDSIRERLLRQSGRILCMADALDWWFNWWGCDKYTETGEEWLGFETYGTAAFRHSRQRANVSFWDGHCAAMTVEELKGNLDEWMRLAERQSR, from the coding sequence GTGGGTGTGCTTCTGCCGGCTCTGCGTCAGGCCCGGGAAGCGGGGCGTTCGATTGTCTGCAAGTCGCTGATGAAAAATTATACGTTTGCTTTTTATGGGTATTTTACGGAAACACGATACCTGCTTCCGATTTCGGTTCAGGACCCGATTATGCGGCCGTGGTTTACGCTGGATGAGTTTCGCGGCCGAATCGGGCTGCCGTTTTTAACGGAGGAATACAAAATCCGTCGTTTTCCGCAGAATATCCAGGAGTATAAACCTTCGTATGAGCGGAAATATATCTGTCCTTCCGCCTCGTTTGCCCTGAAAAATCCGGAGGAAGGGCTCTATGCGATGGACCGCAGCTATGGGCTGAATGCCCATGTGTATTATTTCCAGGATTCCATCCGGGAGCGGCTGCTGCGTCAGAGCGGGCGGATTTTGTGTATGGCGGACGCCCTGGACTGGTGGTTTAACTGGTGGGGGTGCGATAAATATACAGAAACCGGAGAGGAATGGTTGGGTTTTGAGACTTACGGGACAGCGGCGTTTCGCCACAGCCGACAAAGGGCGAATGTGAGTTTTTGGGATGGGCATTGTGCGGCGATGACCGTGGAGGAACTCAAAGGGAATCTGGACGAGTGGATGCGCCTGGCGGAAAGGCAGAGCCGCTGA